The following are encoded in a window of Microbacterium sp. LWO13-1.2 genomic DNA:
- a CDS encoding RNA polymerase sigma factor, producing MSDPSADQVTRSASDQTSAERAVAAVWRIESAKIVATLTRMVGDFGLAEDLAQEALIDALRQWPVEGVPRNPAAWLTAVAKRKAIDGWRRRERLDDRLAAIAHDLEREQSTDALPWDPDAVDDDVLRLIFISCHPVLSREAQVALTLRVVGGLGSEEIARAFLVPTATVQQRIVRAKKTLAAANVPFEVPSREEQPERLGAILGVLYLIFNEGHTASGGSDWMRPELSEEAIRLTRVLAALMPRERDVHSVLSLMELTAARFAARVDGQGNPVLLGDQDRRRWDRGRISRGRAALARADALGRGRGAYGLQAAIAECHAVAASLEETDWERIVVLYEALGRIAPSPVVELNRAAAVAMATGPASALRIIDRLAESGALRGYHLLPATRGELLLRLGRNDEARSEFAVAASLAGNDRERALLEAKAAGR from the coding sequence ATGAGCGACCCTTCTGCAGACCAGGTGACGCGCTCCGCATCCGATCAGACATCGGCGGAGCGCGCCGTCGCGGCGGTCTGGCGCATCGAATCGGCGAAGATCGTCGCGACGCTGACGCGTATGGTCGGCGACTTCGGGCTCGCAGAGGACCTCGCCCAGGAAGCGCTGATCGACGCGTTGCGGCAGTGGCCCGTCGAGGGCGTTCCGCGCAACCCGGCAGCCTGGCTGACGGCGGTGGCGAAGCGCAAGGCGATCGACGGCTGGCGTCGACGTGAACGCCTGGACGACAGGCTCGCCGCGATCGCTCACGACCTGGAACGTGAGCAGTCCACCGATGCGCTGCCCTGGGATCCGGATGCTGTCGACGACGATGTGCTGCGTCTGATCTTCATCTCCTGCCACCCTGTGCTGTCGCGGGAGGCGCAGGTCGCGCTCACCCTGCGCGTGGTCGGCGGCCTCGGGAGCGAGGAGATCGCGCGGGCTTTTCTCGTGCCGACCGCCACCGTGCAGCAGCGCATCGTGCGGGCGAAGAAGACTCTCGCCGCCGCGAACGTGCCGTTCGAGGTGCCGTCGAGGGAGGAGCAGCCGGAACGACTCGGAGCGATCCTCGGGGTGCTCTATCTGATCTTCAACGAGGGGCACACCGCCAGCGGCGGCTCGGACTGGATGCGCCCGGAACTCAGCGAAGAGGCGATCCGGCTCACACGAGTGCTTGCGGCCCTGATGCCCCGCGAGCGCGACGTGCACAGCGTGCTCTCGCTGATGGAGCTCACCGCGGCACGGTTCGCGGCTCGCGTCGACGGGCAAGGGAATCCGGTGCTGCTGGGGGACCAGGATCGCCGACGCTGGGATCGGGGGCGCATCTCCCGCGGGCGAGCCGCGCTGGCTCGGGCGGATGCTCTGGGCCGAGGTCGCGGTGCCTATGGGCTGCAGGCGGCGATCGCGGAATGCCATGCGGTGGCGGCATCGCTCGAGGAGACCGACTGGGAACGGATCGTCGTGCTCTACGAGGCGCTGGGCCGGATCGCGCCGTCACCGGTGGTCGAGCTGAACCGCGCGGCTGCTGTCGCGATGGCCACCGGTCCCGCATCCGCCTTGCGAATCATCGACCGCCTTGCCGAGTCGGGGGCCCTGCGGGGGTACCACCTGCTCCCGGCGACGCGCGGAGAACTGCTGCTGCGTCTGGGCAGAAACGACGAGGCGCGAAGCGAGTTCGCGGTCGCGGCATCTCTCGCCGGGAACGACCGAGAACGCGCCCTGCTCGAGGCGAAGGCCGCCGGGAGATGA
- a CDS encoding YciI family protein, whose protein sequence is MKFMLIMRATDEAVEAYKNTPFEQVIEAMGKYNESMMKAGVLLAGEGLTDAAEGFVVDFSAEAPLITDGPYGETKELFNGFWIIEVSSREEAAEWAGRAPLGPGSFLEVRRVTEFDDFPADNEWIQKEEGWRDEQAQRAQQ, encoded by the coding sequence ATGAAGTTCATGCTCATCATGCGCGCGACGGACGAGGCTGTGGAGGCGTACAAGAACACCCCCTTCGAGCAGGTCATCGAGGCCATGGGCAAGTACAACGAGTCGATGATGAAGGCGGGCGTGCTTCTGGCCGGCGAGGGGCTCACCGACGCTGCCGAGGGATTCGTCGTCGACTTCAGCGCGGAGGCGCCGTTGATCACCGACGGCCCGTACGGCGAGACCAAGGAACTGTTCAACGGCTTCTGGATCATCGAGGTCTCCTCGCGCGAAGAGGCGGCGGAGTGGGCCGGACGGGCGCCCCTCGGCCCCGGATCGTTCCTCGAGGTGCGCCGGGTGACCGAGTTCGACGACTTCCCCGCGGACAACGAGTGGATCCAGAAGGAAGAGGGCTGGCGCGACGAGCAGGCGCAGCGCGCCCAGCAGTGA
- a CDS encoding glycosyltransferase yields the protein MGVEDVDTSSTSASGIFPDAEYLVLSSRLIPDLDGGYTIATLARAKQMADAGVADGRGPQLLTFDPGTAAAHAEHRRVFAERGALASPERLRNLFDEAQAPDGGAAEWLLRAADVGLAETPGREYRTLADESGRPFAALPVIAGDPDWHLTTEPVRVYDSTGATVGALAGFGGIYRAWLEHIAASVGERPIVVICESRQLGELIVDWAHPRVRLIHTIHTMHVEPPYTPDAPLNALWSRWFALAEGFDAVVWPTPTQRQDVVRRFGGESTHRVVPHGVQPPRSRQAEREPGLVVVLGRLAAGKRIDHAIRAFLHADVPHARLEIWGDGPERARLQQLIEECDAGERVLLAGFAEDPAAVLDRASVVLTATAFEAQGLSIVEALAHGAPAVSYDVRYGPGDILGGGGGVLVPDGDEDALAEALRSLLSDPALWERLRGQTGAAAGVWSPEAAMGALADVARGVLAAPARR from the coding sequence GTGGGAGTAGAGGACGTCGATACGTCCTCTACCTCGGCGTCTGGGATCTTCCCGGACGCCGAGTATCTCGTGCTGTCCAGCCGGCTCATTCCTGATCTCGACGGCGGCTACACGATCGCGACGCTGGCGCGTGCGAAGCAGATGGCGGATGCGGGCGTCGCCGACGGTCGCGGACCGCAGCTGCTGACGTTCGATCCCGGTACCGCTGCCGCGCATGCTGAGCATCGTCGCGTCTTCGCCGAGCGGGGAGCGCTCGCGTCGCCGGAACGGCTCCGCAACCTCTTCGACGAGGCTCAGGCTCCGGATGGCGGCGCCGCGGAGTGGCTGCTTCGAGCGGCCGACGTCGGCCTCGCGGAGACGCCGGGGCGTGAGTATCGAACGCTGGCGGATGAATCCGGTCGCCCCTTCGCGGCGCTTCCGGTGATCGCCGGAGATCCGGACTGGCACCTCACGACCGAGCCGGTGCGGGTCTACGACTCCACGGGTGCGACGGTCGGCGCCCTCGCGGGATTCGGTGGCATCTACCGTGCCTGGCTCGAACACATCGCGGCGTCCGTGGGCGAACGGCCCATCGTCGTCATCTGCGAGTCGCGGCAGCTCGGCGAGCTGATCGTCGACTGGGCGCATCCGCGGGTGCGGCTCATTCACACGATCCACACGATGCACGTGGAGCCGCCCTACACGCCGGATGCGCCGCTCAACGCCCTCTGGTCCCGATGGTTCGCGCTCGCCGAGGGCTTCGACGCCGTGGTCTGGCCGACTCCCACCCAGCGTCAGGATGTGGTGCGCCGTTTCGGCGGCGAGAGCACGCACCGTGTGGTTCCGCACGGCGTGCAACCTCCTCGATCGCGCCAGGCAGAACGCGAGCCGGGGCTCGTCGTCGTGCTGGGCCGGCTCGCGGCCGGCAAGCGCATCGATCACGCGATCCGTGCCTTCCTGCATGCGGATGTGCCGCACGCACGCCTCGAGATCTGGGGCGACGGGCCGGAACGGGCACGACTGCAGCAACTGATCGAGGAGTGCGACGCCGGAGAGCGGGTGCTTCTCGCGGGGTTCGCGGAGGATCCCGCAGCGGTGCTGGATCGCGCGTCCGTGGTGCTCACCGCGACGGCATTCGAGGCTCAGGGGCTGTCGATCGTCGAGGCTCTTGCCCACGGTGCACCGGCCGTGTCGTACGACGTGCGTTACGGTCCTGGCGACATCCTGGGCGGTGGTGGGGGAGTGCTGGTGCCGGACGGTGATGAGGATGCTCTGGCCGAGGCCCTGCGCAGCCTGCTCTCCGACCCCGCGCTCTGGGAGCGGCTGCGCGGCCAGACCGGTGCGGCAGCGGGCGTTTGGAGCCCCGAGGCGGCGATGGGTGCACTTGCCGACGTCGCACGCGGCGTGCTGGCGGCGCCGGCGCGACGCTGA